A single Micromonospora luteifusca DNA region contains:
- a CDS encoding DUF7455 domain-containing protein — protein sequence MNSTLTPPPETVAPPAADERCDRCNAAGKLRITLVGGSELVFCGHHANKYAEDLVKITERFATEPDFSWRGADLMAN from the coding sequence ATGAACTCGACCCTCACGCCGCCGCCCGAGACGGTGGCGCCCCCAGCCGCCGATGAACGGTGCGACCGCTGCAATGCTGCCGGCAAGCTCCGGATCACCCTGGTGGGTGGGAGTGAGCTGGTGTTCTGCGGGCACCACGCGAACAAGTACGCGGAGGATCTCGTGAAGATCACCGAGCGGTTCGCAACGGAGCCCGATTTCAGCTGGCGTGGCGCCGATCTGATGGCGAACTAG